In the Pocillopora verrucosa isolate sample1 chromosome 4, ASM3666991v2, whole genome shotgun sequence genome, TCAATCTTGAGATCTTCGTTTTTTCCGCGGTGATCTTCACGTCTTCGATTTCTTCGGAAATACCCATAAAGAGGCTCAAGCTTGTGTGTGTCACAGAAGTAACAACCAACTACTTGTTTCAAGGAAAACGAATGGCCTACGGTGATTATGTTTTACGTTTTATAAATACACCAATAACAAATTCCCAGCTCCTAGTTTTCATCAGGTTCTCCCGGTTATGTACGATGGATTCCTTTGTGTGGAGAGCCGAAGCCACCCAACGGCCATTTTACCTTGCTCCACTCTGATGTAACCCAGGTTGCCTGACATCTCCCATTGTTACAAGCTCTGCTCGAGCTTGGTTTTTGAGCCTGAGGGCACTGACCGGACAGGAGGGCGTCACCTCCTTTTCTCCCACAGAATACAAGTCGACTTTTCTCTCCTCTACCACAAGGCACTGAGCactttaaaagggaaaaagcgGATTGAGTAGggtagaaaaagaagaacaaatgGAAACAAAGGTCCGATGAAAGTAAGTTAGAGGTCAACAAATGACAGTGATGGGAAAAGTTGTCTTAAGGaactttataaaaaaatataaaagtaggaaGAGAGGAAACTGACAGTACGAAGTATGGACATACGATGGAATGGGAGCCCGGAGCGAACAAAATAAGCAAATCCCCAAGTACAATACTCGGAGGATATACATTTATGACTACCTTCTCGGACAATTTTTAGAGAAATTGAAAGCTTTACAAAGTCAGAATGATAAGAAATGTATTGCAGTTGAACGACAGTTTGAAAGTGTGGAGAAGATTATCAGCCTATGGAACACTAACCAAGTGAGAGCGTATAGGTAAAGGAACCCACCTGTGACCACTTGTGGCTTGTAAACCATTCAGTTTTGCAAGAACCCGCGAAGCACGACTTCGTTATGGCTGGCTTTGAGCGATGTCCACAAAAGCTCTCATTGACAGACGTATTCTTGATGTCTGTGCATGTAACAATCCTCTGTTTGAGTCCTCTTTCACATGTAACAGAACACTGAAGTGTGGAAATAAACGACAATTTAATTACTTCCCTCAGCCGTTATTACTGGGCCGTTTATTATCGCGCTCCGTTTTGCTACCTGAACGCCTAGAACAGGCTATACTTGCATTGTGTATGTCGACGCCAATTTGCATGCGAACTGCGCTTGTGGCAGACTCGTTACATATGGTTTCTATTTGCATTAATGTCTTCGGTTAATCTATTACCTTGCTCCACTCTCCAACAGTCCAGTTTGCTGGAAGAGGGCAAGGCCTCAAATTACATTTCTGGCTCGGGTTGGGCCTCTGCCACTGGGGACAGTAACTTATGGGTAACATCTGGTCCTTCCGCGCACCGTTACTATCTACCAACTGTTTACACAATAGACTTCTGATCTGCAAGCCAGGCCCACATGTCTTGGAGCACAAACCCCATTGACTCGGCTCCCATCTGCATTAAAGAACACTTAGCTAAATCGAACAGCACGTGGacaaaataacatttgaatTAATGATACTATATGTCCTCTCTGCATTGCGGAAAATCTGAGATTTGAATGACTGGGAGGTGACTTGAACATTACTTTGCTTAAGTAAAACGTTAGACATCCCTCTACTAGAAAGAAACCCCTAtttcaaagtgaaataaaactaactTGGCGTACTGTGTGTAGTTGAAATCTTCCAAAAATGTATACACTCTGCCTCATGACTCTATCACGATTGACTTGATTCTCCACCAGCTATATCTTGTTTGCCCAAACGTAGATGCAAagttttattcaaataattccGTCTTACAGAAACGGCTTACATCTGTGTAAATAAGTTGACACCTGATAACTTGAACTTCCCAAGGAAATAACAAATGGTGCGACTTGTCGCTTCTACGCCATTACTTTCAGACAACTAACTGACAAACGGAATTTCTGTGCGAAGTAAATGCATAGTTTAACTGGGTTACCTTGGAGGGCAAGGTTGCAGGTTACAAATTCTTTGTCTTTGCTGTGGTTTTTGGTTCCTCTGACATGCTGACTGTTCAACAGCTGAGTTATCAGTTAATGAGGAGCATTGATACACCGTCTCTTGGAGGCCTGCAAAAAGTGTCAGTGTAAATGCCGATACCTTCAATATTTGTTAAGTTGTCAAGTTGATGGAAAACGGGATTGTCACCTGACTGCAATGAGGACTAAAGAATTTGAAAGTCTACTCTATTATTGAGAATATTTGATATACCAATCCAAATTTCACAGCGCTTCTGATGCAAAACTGAGTAGTTCTCAAACACATCGCTTTTGAAACTTTGTTAACTGGTCTCAGATTATTGTCTCTATTTGGGGCTTCTATAGCACATTTATGTACCTCCAGCACACGAGTGGGTACACTGTGTAAACCCTGTTAGTTTCCAAACGTACAAGTTTCCATTAGTTACTGATTGGGTAGGCTGTACTTGAACACCTCTCTGTCCGAAGCCAGCTGGTTCAGCAGGTTGCTGTGCCTGatttttattaagataatcTTTGGGAAGAAAGTACGAGTACATGATCCTTGGCTCGTCGTCTTGATAAAGCAGCTGGcgaaaaaagcataaaaataaaattttttacacTCACTTGATGACATTTGAAAAAAGACAAGTTCAGGTGAACTAACTTAAAGTCAGCATACGAACTCTGCTCCTGGTATCAAAAACCTCTTACGATTATCACAAAGTAATATCTGGTCTTCAGTTCTTCATGTAATCGCAGCCGGGAGAAGTGTAACCCTCTGGTACAGGTTGCTGCAAACTTTTGCAAGGTGTAGACGACCAACAAGAGGTATCCCATGCATTAATAATGTTTGCCAGTATCTAGAAACCAGTTGCTTAAGCATACAAATACAATTTGCTATGTAAACGGCACACTTTAATAGGGATTTTTCTTGGGCTAAGGTTATGCTGAACCGTTTTTGGAGAAAGTGTAATTATACAAAAGTGTTCAGcagtttgttttgagtttgtCTCCAGGTATGAAAAGATGCAGCGTTGTCAATTAACTTTTGGTAATTTTTATCTTCTTACCATAACGTCAAGATCTTCATCAGTTGGACCAGTAGCAATGAAAGCCTCGTGGCCTGCTTTGTTTCTGCGAGGCCTGGTGTAATAAAAGGTTGTACCCGCCACGTCATAACCTTTCGGCAAATCAATGACCCAGTTTCCATTGATGTAATACTTGTTCGAATCGTGCGACTTGAGAGCTGAAAACAatcgaaaaaatatatatgtctTAATCTACTTCTTCAGTTTTACCATGTAGAGAGGTCTGCTTACAGAAAACAGGCAAAACATGTAATTCCAACTTATTTCCAATAGGTGTTGCTAATTTTTGGAGGGAAAAACAATGCTAGCGTAAGAGGTTTTAAGATTCaaccaaaaattgtttaattcagATATTCGCAAAATCTGTACCTCTCATGAAAACCTACTATTCCGAAAATTAATCTTCAGCGTTCAGATGGATAAAATCGAAATGTCTACCTTCTAAATAGCCTTCTTTCGAAATTTTCTCTTCATCAGCTTGGTAAAGATATACAAACTTTAAAGCATCACTCAATCTGGACTCGTTTGGAGACCTTGTAGTTTCATGATTGATTGGACAATTAAGTTCAACAATGGATTAGTATGCCAGCAACTCACCCAGATAATTTTTGCTTCTGCGGATTTCGGTGATATTTACATTAGTAGCACCAGCTGGGATTGTAATGACCGGATTGTAACCTAGAACTGAATAGGAACACACAGACTTTTTCTTGCCTcagatattgaagaaatgtaaaatggtttccgtgtttacatagcctgatgcaaacacgcgggaggttgggagaacacgagataagcgtaggaaaccacgacgcgaagcggagtggtttccagcttatcgagaAATGAAATCTATGAAATCTATGAAAGTGACCAGCAacgaaaaaaatattggaaCCAAGAGTAATAATAACGCCAAGCTTTTAAAGGAGAGGTGTTCTTCCGAAACCATGAGATTTTGAAGCTtcaccattacaaaataattcttaaaaattctgcATTGTGCTGCAGTTTTAGATTTCAGAAAAGTAACCAAACCGTTCGAATATGGCATTCAGCCATGAATTATATACCCTATGGACCCATATGCTGAACCCGCACTGAACTTTTACCCCTTTGGCGATTGGCTTTAATATTCAATGGTACTACAAATATCTGTTCGTGAAATTTCAGAACAGTAAAGGAGGAGAAGAAATACTTCATGAACAAACTTACTGAGTTGCCCTCGAGATACATCTCCGGATGTGAAAATTCCGGACCGTCTTTCCTTTCGTGCTTCAGATGGCTTCGTGCCAAAGCATCCACCTTCTTTGCATTCTGAAGGTAGATCCTGGAATATAAAATAACACCACAAAAATGAACGTTTGACTATCTTTTTCCTTTCAGGATCTGCGTTTGGTGAAGGGCCCCAACCTATACGCGTCGCTAGGAAGTTATAGGCACTAGTAAAATGATGAACGTGTGTTCAACGCACCTTGCATTTTCCATCAATGCAGACTTTCTCCAGATCGCTGAGGCAAGAGGTTCCGTCTTCGACTTTAGGCGAAAGACGAAGGAAAAACTTGTGTCCTTTAGCCAAACAGTTAAGCTCACACTCATCACGATCCTTCACTATAATTAATTCAAATGTGTGTTAGAATGTTGTACCTAACCAAAAATTCAAGTATGGTTAATTTCTAAGAGGGCAAAAACATTGAAGCTCATCTCTTCGATAACGGCATTAACTTCTTTGAGCAAAACTGCGTAGTTTTtatagtgaaaagttcttagcTGCATCCCTCCGGCAACCGTTAACTTTAACTTTAGCCCTCTCACCTTTGAGGTATGGGACCCAAGTAAAGAAGTAACCGTTGAAGGAATTATTATCAAACTTTCTGCATTGTGCGGCTCGAGCATCGATAGCTCTTTGCCGCGTCACCACAGGAGCCTGGAAACACACCTGCAAGCATTCAAAAAATATATCGAATGAATTTCAGACATGACACTGAGCAAAGCTGCCCTTAAATTTCGGTTTTTAATGTTCACTTCCAAAGAATAACTCCAAATGGACAACTAAGGCCAGGATCTGCTACAACTTGTGCTGATTAGCTTTCCCCGGCAGTGGCCGCTCTCAACTACTCAAAGGCCTCCAAAAATTACACACATGATTGAAAAAGCAGTTCCAGACGCAAATGATTCGCTAAAGTTGTATTGTTTATATAGAGGTGTTTTTATGGAGTCTGGGAACGAAGAAAGTTGAACACAATTTGCATCTCGTAAGTTAGATGGATgaagcacaaaaaaaaggatAGTCAAAACGTAAGCGAAGCTTTCCGCTTAAAAAGATAGGCTACAAGTATATCAGTTCAGTCACATTTACTCCACATCGTAATAAGCTGAAACAAAGAGTGCTTTACGTACATGAGTAGGTCATTGACCGCGGTTTAACCTCTGCATAACACTTTATCGATATAACTTATACTGAGTGATTTCATGTATGCTTTTTAAGTTATCTTGTTTTAgattatttgattttgattcaTCAGAAACTAAATTCAGACATCAAACATATCTGTGATCATTCCTTCTAGAGATAATACTGATGTGATGATGTTTAGAGAACTTTTAATCAATAAACACTTTGAACAGACGAAACTAGATACATAGCAGCCTTGAAGAAGATAAATCATGTGTCGATTTCGCTGAGACTAGGAGAATAAAAATTCTCTGTGCGTAGGTTGGTAGTATTTAAGATGAAAACAAGTCACTGATGCTGATCAAGATTTTCGTCCCCGACAGTTAAAACAAGAAGAGACCTAGAAAACTGTCTACAGTTCATAAGTTAACCATtcttattattgaaaaaaaaaaacgttttagcGAAAACTCTGTTCATATTTTCAGAATTGGTATGGATGAGACTTTAGAGATAAAGCAATTTAGTGGTCTTTTAAGTGCCGCAAAAACGAATTAAGACCACTCCGAATATATATGTTTACATTTGCTAAGTCGTTTACCACTTAACCtttagctgttttgttaaagtCGACAAATGCTTTGTCGTTAGGCTCTGCATGTGTGAAATTTTTATAAGTTGAAAGACACTACCTCCAACAAATACCTACGTTAGAACACTGAGGAGGGGTGAGGCGGTGATTAGTTGTATTCTTGGTGTAAATGTTCTTCCTGAACTTAACAAAATTCAACTCTCGCAATGTCTTGACGTAGTACCTAACCAGGCTAGAATGTACATCGCTGTCACCATTTTGATCCAGCTTTGCTTCTATTAGATTTCTTAAATTCCGTCGTAACTGCGATGTTTCGCGAATGTCCTGTGCACTGTACCCAGCTATACTAAAcaaaatgatcatcaatatCCTCGCGTCTAAAGAATCCATTGCTATGATTGCCGCCGCATTGCTTTTACTGAGCACCGCACGCTTGACTGAATAAACCTTTAACACTGGTGAATAATGATTATATTCATTGAATGGCTCACAGTGCTCTCCAGGGTCAT is a window encoding:
- the LOC131773092 gene encoding ADAMTS-like protein 4 isoform X1, with translation MWNSLLWTTLLVLITQCCSQSFQWSAYRRDKWGPWSDWSPCTRSCGGGTTFRTRKCLATSRSGSLPKYILRVYKQYGENRGRCLGKDIQYNTCNMQVCFQAPVVTRQRAIDARAAQCRKFDNNSFNGYFFTWVPYLKVKDRDECELNCLAKGHKFFLRLSPKVEDGTSCLSDLEKVCIDGKCKDLPSECKEGGCFGTKPSEARKERRSGIFTSGDVSRGQLILGYNPVITIPAGATNVNITEIRRSKNYLALKSHDSNKYYINGNWVIDLPKGYDVAGTTFYYTRPRRNKAGHEAFIATGPTDEDLDVMLLYQDDEPRIMYSYFLPKDYLNKNQAQQPAEPAGFGQRGVQVQPTQSVTNGNLYVWKLTGFTQCTHSCAGGLQETVYQCSSLTDNSAVEQSACQRNQKPQQRQRICNLQPCPPRWEPSQWGLCSKTCGPGLQIRSLLCKQLVDSNGARKDQMLPISYCPQWQRPNPSQKCNLRPCPLPANWTVGEWSKCSVTCERGLKQRIVTCTDIKNTSVNESFCGHRSKPAITKSCFAGSCKTEWFTSHKWSQCSVPCGRGEKSRLVFCGRKGGDALLSGQCPQAQKPSSSRACNNGRCQATWVTSEWSKCSVECGTGTQSRVVFCAGMVGDMHRQFPDHACLLNPKPATLQSCGNDSCTPEWFTSKWGKCSRSCGGGNQVRDVMCLDHKGQTSKECQSRHKPYHYQRCNNFACPTSASQARRKPHCKDSYSGTVCMYVTQANFCQFSHYRRMCCNSCAKRH
- the LOC131773092 gene encoding ADAMTS-like protein 4 isoform X2, with translation MDSLDARILMIILFSIAGYSAQDIRETSQLRRNLRNLIEAKLDQNGDSDVHSSLVRYYVKTLRELNFVKFRKNIYTKNTTNHRLTPPQCSNVCFQAPVVTRQRAIDARAAQCRKFDNNSFNGYFFTWVPYLKVKDRDECELNCLAKGHKFFLRLSPKVEDGTSCLSDLEKVCIDGKCKDLPSECKEGGCFGTKPSEARKERRSGIFTSGDVSRGQLILGYNPVITIPAGATNVNITEIRRSKNYLALKSHDSNKYYINGNWVIDLPKGYDVAGTTFYYTRPRRNKAGHEAFIATGPTDEDLDVMLLYQDDEPRIMYSYFLPKDYLNKNQAQQPAEPAGFGQRGVQVQPTQSVTNGNLYVWKLTGFTQCTHSCAGGLQETVYQCSSLTDNSAVEQSACQRNQKPQQRQRICNLQPCPPRWEPSQWGLCSKTCGPGLQIRSLLCKQLVDSNGARKDQMLPISYCPQWQRPNPSQKCNLRPCPLPANWTVGEWSKCSVTCERGLKQRIVTCTDIKNTSVNESFCGHRSKPAITKSCFAGSCKTEWFTSHKWSQCSVPCGRGEKSRLVFCGRKGGDALLSGQCPQAQKPSSSRACNNGRCQATWVTSEWSKCSVECGTGTQSRVVFCAGMVGDMHRQFPDHACLLNPKPATLQSCGNDSCTPEWFTSKWGKCSRSCGGGNQVRDVMCLDHKGQTSKECQSRHKPYHYQRCNNFACPTSASQARRKPHCKDSYSGTVCMYVTQANFCQFSHYRRMCCNSCAKRH